One Streptomyces sp. NBC_00102 DNA segment encodes these proteins:
- a CDS encoding Na+/H+ antiporter subunit A: MIALIACHFALAACAGPLVHRLGRRAFTVLALPPAATTVWAFTMWSSAADGRADTWSWDWIPAYDVSVDLRLDALGELMVLLAAGVGTLVLLYCASYFADDTPQLARFAGNLLAFAGAMLALVLADDLITLYVFWELTTVFSYLLIGHTSEKKQSRRSALQALTVTTSGGLAMLVGFLIIGQAAGTYRISEIVDHPPTASVAVQVAVALVLTGALSKSAIWPFSLWLPNAMAAPSPVSAYLHAAAMVKAGVYLVARLAPAFDEVPLWRPVVLVLGAATMLLGGWRALRLHDLKLVLAYGTVSQLGFLILLAGDGNRDAALAAVAMILAHALFKAPLFLVIGIVDHATGTRDLRRLSGVGRSTPLVCAVGVLAAASMAAIPPMLGFASKEAAFEALLHGDTADLWTLAATVAGSALTTAYTLRFVWGAFLRKPGVADTPVHRVSAAFLAPPAVLALAGLVLGPGVGWTEHLFSRYADEFPATAYPYHLALWHGFGTALLLSAVAWAGGALLFAARAPVRTLARRIAWPTADSVFGHLLLGLERLALQITGLVQRGSLSVYLATTLLVLIAGQLAVLVTDRPWDDAVAPRLWDSPLQGALAVLTSAAALLCLTVSRRMKAVVLAGLTGYGTALLFVIQGAPDLALTQFCVETVSMIVFVLVLRRMPVHFQETVTSWRRAVRVPVALAAAATFGVAVWVSAAARTARPAGAAMVEEAASHGLKDVVATILVDLRAWDTMGESAVLAAAAVGVTSLIYLHRRSEQQPASGEERPPGPTAPAVPAGFPALTTAAPAPRTAWALSRDRDALTGLPQGDEGAPERDWLAATSTLAPEHRSLVLEVVARLLFHPVLVLSVYLLFCAENMPGGGFVAGMVGSVALITRYLAGGRFELAEAAPLPPGLITGMGLFLSTGIALLGLVDGTVLHAWTYHGHLPVLGDYHLGTSVLFDCGVYLLVLGVVLDIVRALGAKIDRQIERAAALRHQGPAEAGGGTR; the protein is encoded by the coding sequence GTGATCGCGCTCATCGCCTGCCACTTCGCGCTGGCGGCCTGCGCCGGTCCCCTGGTGCACCGGCTGGGCAGACGTGCGTTCACCGTGCTCGCACTTCCGCCCGCGGCCACCACGGTCTGGGCCTTCACGATGTGGTCGAGCGCCGCCGACGGGCGGGCCGACACCTGGTCCTGGGACTGGATCCCGGCGTACGACGTCTCCGTCGACCTGCGCCTGGACGCCCTCGGCGAACTGATGGTGCTGCTCGCCGCGGGAGTCGGCACCCTCGTACTGCTCTACTGCGCCTCGTACTTCGCCGACGACACCCCCCAACTGGCCCGGTTCGCCGGGAACCTGCTGGCCTTCGCCGGTGCGATGCTCGCGCTCGTCCTCGCCGACGACCTGATCACGCTCTACGTCTTCTGGGAGCTGACCACCGTCTTCTCCTACCTGCTGATCGGGCACACCAGCGAGAAGAAGCAGAGCCGCCGATCGGCGCTCCAGGCGCTCACCGTCACCACCTCCGGCGGACTGGCCATGCTGGTCGGTTTCCTGATCATCGGTCAGGCCGCGGGCACCTACCGGATCTCTGAGATCGTCGACCACCCGCCCACCGCGTCCGTCGCCGTCCAGGTCGCCGTGGCCCTCGTCCTGACGGGCGCGTTGTCGAAGTCCGCGATCTGGCCGTTCTCCCTCTGGCTGCCCAACGCCATGGCCGCACCGTCTCCGGTCAGCGCCTATCTGCACGCCGCCGCGATGGTGAAGGCCGGCGTCTACCTGGTGGCCCGGCTCGCCCCCGCCTTCGACGAGGTACCGCTGTGGCGCCCCGTCGTACTCGTCCTCGGCGCCGCCACCATGCTGCTCGGCGGCTGGCGCGCCCTGCGGCTGCACGACCTCAAACTCGTCCTCGCCTACGGCACCGTCAGCCAACTCGGCTTCCTCATCCTGCTGGCCGGGGACGGCAACCGGGACGCCGCGCTCGCCGCCGTCGCCATGATCCTGGCGCACGCCCTGTTCAAGGCCCCGCTCTTCCTCGTCATCGGCATCGTCGACCACGCCACCGGCACCCGCGACCTGCGCCGTCTCTCCGGCGTCGGACGCTCAACTCCGCTCGTGTGCGCCGTCGGCGTACTCGCCGCCGCGTCCATGGCCGCGATCCCCCCGATGCTCGGATTCGCCTCCAAGGAAGCCGCGTTCGAGGCACTCCTGCACGGCGACACCGCCGACCTGTGGACCCTCGCGGCCACCGTCGCGGGCTCCGCGCTCACCACCGCGTACACCCTCCGGTTCGTCTGGGGCGCCTTCCTGCGCAAGCCCGGCGTCGCGGACACCCCCGTCCACCGGGTCTCCGCCGCCTTCCTCGCCCCGCCCGCCGTGCTCGCCCTCGCCGGACTCGTGCTCGGCCCCGGGGTCGGCTGGACCGAGCACCTGTTCAGCCGGTACGCCGACGAGTTCCCCGCCACCGCCTACCCCTACCACCTCGCCCTCTGGCACGGCTTCGGCACCGCGCTGCTGCTCTCGGCCGTCGCCTGGGCGGGCGGCGCCCTGCTCTTCGCCGCCCGCGCCCCCGTCCGTACGCTCGCCCGGCGCATCGCCTGGCCCACCGCCGACAGCGTCTTCGGCCACCTCCTGCTCGGCCTGGAACGCCTCGCCCTCCAGATCACCGGCCTGGTGCAACGCGGTTCGCTCTCCGTCTACCTCGCCACCACCCTGCTCGTGCTGATCGCCGGACAGCTCGCGGTCCTCGTCACCGACCGCCCCTGGGACGACGCGGTCGCCCCGCGTCTCTGGGACTCACCCCTCCAGGGCGCGCTCGCCGTGCTCACCAGCGCCGCGGCCCTGCTCTGCCTCACCGTGAGCCGCCGGATGAAGGCCGTCGTGCTGGCCGGGCTCACCGGCTACGGCACCGCGCTGCTCTTCGTCATCCAGGGCGCCCCCGACCTCGCGCTGACCCAGTTCTGCGTCGAGACGGTCTCGATGATCGTGTTCGTGCTGGTGCTGCGGCGGATGCCGGTCCACTTCCAGGAGACCGTCACCTCCTGGCGCCGGGCCGTGCGCGTCCCCGTCGCCCTCGCGGCGGCCGCCACGTTCGGGGTCGCCGTCTGGGTCTCCGCCGCCGCGCGCACCGCCCGCCCGGCCGGTGCCGCGATGGTGGAGGAGGCCGCGAGCCACGGCCTCAAGGACGTCGTCGCCACCATCCTGGTGGACCTGCGGGCCTGGGACACCATGGGCGAGTCGGCGGTGCTGGCCGCCGCGGCGGTGGGCGTGACCAGCCTCATCTACCTGCACCGCAGGAGTGAACAGCAGCCCGCCTCCGGCGAGGAGCGGCCCCCCGGCCCCACCGCGCCCGCCGTCCCCGCCGGCTTCCCCGCACTCACCACCGCGGCCCCGGCGCCCCGTACCGCCTGGGCCCTCTCCCGAGACCGCGACGCGCTCACCGGGCTCCCGCAGGGCGACGAGGGCGCCCCCGAACGCGACTGGCTCGCCGCCACCTCCACCCTCGCCCCCGAACACCGCTCCCTCGTCCTCGAAGTGGTGGCCCGGCTGCTGTTCCACCCCGTCCTGGTGCTCTCCGTGTACCTGCTCTTCTGCGCGGAGAACATGCCGGGCGGCGGCTTCGTCGCCGGGATGGTCGGCTCCGTCGCCCTCATCACCCGCTACCTCGCGGGCGGCCGGTTCGAACTCGCGGAGGCGGCGCCGCTGCCCCCCGGACTCATCACCGGAATGGGCCTGTTCCTCTCCACCGGTATCGCCCTGCTCGGCCTCGTCGACGGCACGGTGCTGCACGCCTGGACCTACCACGGGCACCTGCCGGTCCTCGGCGACTACCACCTCGGCACCTCGGTCCTCTTCGACTGCGGGGTCTACCTGCTGGTCCTCGGCGTCGTCCTCGACATCGTCCGCGCGCTGGGCGCGAAGATCGACCGGCAGATCGAACGGGCCGCCGCCCTGCGGCACCAGGGCCCGGCCGAGGCGGGAGGCGGCACCCGATGA
- a CDS encoding Na(+)/H(+) antiporter subunit C, with protein MTVSACLLATAVVLCAVGGILMLTRPLTRILLGAVIVGNGINLLVLAGTGSAGAAPLLYGVPLREVTDPLPQAIALTAIVITLATTAFLLAMAYRSHQLTGTDEVHDDLEDRRIALRAEVRGERAQLIEEYKTGDAPTGEERARYLDERRRLRHRLRADRALQARGRDATGDLWHDVLGADPEDYAAAAGVRSSPDAPSHRPRPGDDQPGDAG; from the coding sequence ATGACCGTCAGCGCCTGCCTCCTCGCCACGGCCGTCGTGCTCTGCGCGGTCGGCGGCATCCTCATGCTCACCCGGCCGTTGACCCGCATCCTGCTGGGCGCGGTGATCGTCGGGAACGGCATCAACCTCCTCGTCCTGGCCGGCACCGGCTCGGCGGGCGCCGCGCCCCTGCTCTACGGCGTACCGCTGCGCGAGGTCACCGACCCGCTGCCGCAGGCCATCGCCCTCACCGCGATCGTCATCACCCTCGCCACCACCGCGTTCCTGCTCGCCATGGCCTACCGCAGCCACCAGCTGACCGGCACCGACGAGGTCCACGACGACCTGGAGGACCGGCGCATCGCGCTGCGCGCCGAGGTACGGGGCGAACGCGCGCAGCTCATCGAGGAGTACAAGACGGGGGACGCCCCCACCGGCGAGGAGCGCGCCCGCTACCTGGACGAACGCCGACGCCTGCGCCACCGGCTGCGCGCCGACCGCGCCCTCCAGGCCCGGGGCCGGGACGCGACCGGTGACCTCTGGCACGACGTACTCGGCGCCGACCCGGAGGACTACGCCGCAGCCGCCGGTGTCCGCTCTTCTCCGGACGCCCCCTCGCACCGCCCCCGCCCGGGAGACGACCAACCAGGAGACGCCGGATGA
- a CDS encoding Na+/H+ antiporter subunit D, protein MNALVPLPVLLPLSATGLSLAFGTRLKRFQRFISVAVLTVVLGLSAGLMAATQSEGPLSVHLGDFAPPLGITLVADRLSALMLTVSSAVTLCVLVYSLGQGMADRDEETPVAVFHPAYLILVAGVSCTFLAGDLVNLYVGFEIMLVASFVLLTLGGTGPRVRAGSTYVIISLFSSMLFLTAIAMTYAAAGTANLAQLAQRLPGLPLGVQTLIQAMLLTVFAIKAAVFPLGAWLPDSYPTAPAPVTAVFAGLLTKVGVYSMLRTETLLFPGNRVGDLLMAVALASMLVGILGAVAQTDLKRLFSFTLISHIGYMIFGIGLATRQSYGGAIVYVTHHITVQTTLFLVAGLVERRGGTTELTRTGGLARAAPLLAVLYLVPALNMAGIPPFSGFIGKLGLMRAGVADGSVWAWLLVAGSTATSLLTLYVMAKVWNLAFWRDAPPGQALDGTVLEADSDEDDDAADADEGPDRMPGTGDEPVSHLPGPAGRAFAATLHGRAITTTSRLPRTMVAATAAGVLISLAFTVFAGPLTTYTDRTATELLRRAPYIDEVLDR, encoded by the coding sequence ATGAACGCCCTCGTCCCGCTGCCGGTGCTGCTGCCGCTCAGCGCCACCGGCCTCAGCCTCGCCTTCGGCACCCGCCTCAAGCGCTTCCAGCGCTTCATCAGCGTCGCCGTGCTCACGGTCGTCCTCGGGCTCTCCGCCGGACTCATGGCCGCCACCCAGTCCGAAGGCCCGCTCTCCGTCCACCTCGGGGACTTCGCCCCGCCGCTCGGCATCACCCTGGTCGCCGACCGGCTCTCCGCCCTGATGCTGACCGTCTCCTCGGCCGTCACCCTCTGCGTGCTCGTCTACTCCCTCGGGCAGGGCATGGCCGACCGCGACGAGGAGACCCCCGTCGCCGTCTTCCACCCCGCCTACCTCATCCTCGTCGCCGGGGTCTCCTGCACCTTCCTCGCCGGAGACCTCGTCAACCTCTACGTCGGCTTCGAGATCATGCTGGTCGCCAGCTTCGTTCTGCTCACCCTCGGCGGCACCGGACCGCGCGTGCGGGCCGGCTCCACGTACGTGATCATCTCGCTCTTCTCCTCGATGCTCTTCCTCACCGCCATCGCCATGACCTACGCGGCGGCCGGCACCGCCAACCTCGCCCAGCTCGCCCAGCGGCTGCCCGGACTCCCGCTCGGGGTGCAGACGCTGATCCAGGCCATGCTGCTGACGGTCTTCGCCATCAAGGCCGCCGTCTTCCCACTCGGCGCCTGGCTCCCGGACTCCTACCCCACCGCTCCCGCGCCCGTCACCGCCGTCTTCGCGGGACTCCTCACCAAGGTCGGCGTCTACAGCATGCTGCGGACCGAGACCCTGCTCTTCCCCGGCAACCGCGTCGGCGACCTGCTGATGGCCGTCGCCCTCGCCTCGATGCTCGTCGGCATCCTCGGCGCCGTCGCCCAGACCGACCTCAAGCGGCTGTTCTCCTTCACCCTGATCAGCCACATCGGTTACATGATCTTCGGCATCGGCCTCGCCACCCGCCAGTCGTACGGCGGCGCGATCGTCTACGTCACCCACCACATCACCGTGCAGACCACGCTCTTCCTCGTCGCCGGGCTGGTGGAACGCCGGGGCGGCACCACCGAACTCACCCGGACCGGCGGCCTCGCCCGCGCCGCCCCGCTGCTCGCCGTGCTCTACCTCGTACCGGCCCTCAACATGGCGGGCATCCCGCCGTTCTCCGGCTTCATCGGCAAACTCGGCCTGATGCGCGCCGGTGTGGCCGACGGCAGCGTCTGGGCCTGGCTCCTGGTGGCCGGCTCCACCGCGACCAGCCTGCTGACGCTGTACGTCATGGCCAAGGTCTGGAACCTCGCCTTCTGGCGCGACGCCCCGCCCGGACAGGCGCTCGACGGCACCGTCCTGGAGGCCGACTCCGACGAGGACGACGATGCCGCCGACGCCGACGAGGGACCGGACCGCATGCCCGGCACGGGCGACGAACCGGTGAGCCACCTGCCCGGACCGGCCGGGCGCGCGTTCGCCGCCACCCTGCACGGCCGCGCCATCACCACCACGAGCCGGCTGCCCCGCACCATGGTCGCGGCCACCGCCGCCGGAGTCCTCATCAGCCTCGCCTTCACCGTGTTCGCCGGGCCGCTGACCACCTACACCGACCGGACGGCCACCGAACTCCTGCGCCGCGCCCCCTACATCGACGAGGTGCTCGACCGGTGA
- a CDS encoding Na+/H+ antiporter subunit E, giving the protein MPPLSFTLGRSGRRVIDLPLIAWLTVIWVMLWSTLTWANVLIGVVVAVVVCLAFPLPRVDLGLRLHPWGILRLAGYLLYDMVTSGLKVTGQILAGRPHRAAVIAVPLRCRSDLMLTATAVAVSNVPGGAIVEVRRSTATVFLHVLDADLTAELEAARRSVWRMEALTVRAFGTRDEIARVAQPPPEPPHPQTGSTPA; this is encoded by the coding sequence ATGCCGCCGCTCAGCTTCACCCTGGGCAGGAGCGGTCGCCGCGTGATCGATCTGCCGCTCATCGCCTGGCTCACCGTGATCTGGGTGATGCTCTGGTCCACCCTGACCTGGGCGAACGTCCTCATCGGAGTGGTCGTCGCGGTCGTCGTCTGCCTGGCCTTCCCGCTGCCCAGGGTCGATCTCGGGCTGCGCCTGCACCCCTGGGGCATCCTGCGGCTCGCCGGCTATCTGCTGTACGACATGGTCACCTCCGGTCTGAAGGTGACCGGGCAGATCCTCGCCGGCAGACCGCACCGGGCCGCCGTCATCGCGGTACCGCTGCGCTGCCGCAGCGACCTGATGCTCACCGCCACCGCCGTCGCCGTCTCCAACGTGCCGGGCGGTGCCATCGTCGAGGTACGCCGTTCCACCGCCACCGTCTTCCTGCACGTGCTCGACGCCGACCTGACCGCCGAACTCGAAGCGGCCCGCCGTTCGGTGTGGCGGATGGAGGCCCTGACCGTACGGGCCTTCGGCACCCGGGACGAGATCGCCCGGGTCGCCCAGCCGCCGCCGGAACCACCCCACCCGCAGACCGGGAGCACCCCCGCATGA
- a CDS encoding monovalent cation/H+ antiporter complex subunit F, which produces MSATENVDRWLLYVAVAMIVVAGLLLLARIWRGPSMLDRALSLDVCAALIIAGLGARAALVRDTFYFPIMLVLAFLGFTGSVGIARFIAVRDRPRPHHGAGRPSGTKPDRPSGTKETGP; this is translated from the coding sequence ATGAGCGCGACCGAGAACGTCGACCGCTGGCTGCTGTACGTGGCGGTGGCGATGATCGTCGTCGCCGGACTGCTGCTGCTCGCGCGCATCTGGCGCGGGCCCTCGATGCTCGACCGCGCGCTCTCCCTCGACGTGTGCGCGGCCCTGATCATCGCCGGTCTCGGAGCCCGCGCGGCACTGGTCCGCGACACCTTCTACTTCCCGATCATGCTGGTGCTGGCGTTCCTCGGCTTCACCGGCTCCGTCGGCATCGCCCGCTTCATCGCGGTGCGCGACCGGCCGCGCCCGCACCACGGGGCGGGCCGCCCCTCCGGCACGAAGCCGGACCGTCCCTCCGGCACGAAGGAGACCGGACCATGA
- the mnhG gene encoding monovalent cation/H(+) antiporter subunit G translates to MTTWLTVVDTAGAVAVLLGAATCLLGTFGMLRLPDVLSRSHAATKPQTLGILLVLIGVAMRLRSGMDLATLALILFFQMMTGPVAAHLVARSAYRTRQIDHDDLLFDDLDTQLTEER, encoded by the coding sequence ATGACCACCTGGCTCACCGTCGTCGACACCGCCGGCGCCGTCGCCGTCCTGCTCGGCGCCGCCACCTGCCTGCTCGGCACCTTCGGCATGCTCCGGCTGCCCGACGTCCTCTCCCGCAGCCACGCGGCGACCAAGCCGCAGACCCTCGGCATCCTGCTGGTGCTCATCGGGGTGGCGATGCGGCTGCGCAGCGGCATGGATCTCGCGACCCTCGCCCTCATCCTCTTCTTCCAGATGATGACCGGCCCGGTGGCGGCCCACCTCGTGGCCCGATCCGCGTACCGGACGCGCCAGATCGACCACGACGACCTGCTCTTCGACGACCTGGACACCCAACTCACCGAAGAACGCTGA
- a CDS encoding CDP-alcohol phosphatidyltransferase family protein — MGSTGTVLRELRGAQKTSKGVSLYSRYVNRPAGRILAAAAFRAGLTPNQVTLVSAAFTFASLVAVALAEPSWVLGALVWAGLVVGFAFDSADGQLARLTGRGGPDGEWLDHVVDCAKMILVHTAVLISLYRCDAYRIGEQRDEAWLLLPLGFLFAAVLTFCAGLLREQLGKAAQRAEPGTAAPAGPVSRVRAVALLPADYGVFCLVFLLLGEPSAFLAGYAALAVVHALFLVAFLAKWFRELRALRAG, encoded by the coding sequence ATGGGAAGCACGGGTACGGTGCTGCGCGAGTTGCGCGGGGCACAGAAGACGTCCAAGGGCGTCTCGCTCTACTCGCGGTACGTGAACAGGCCCGCCGGCCGGATACTCGCGGCGGCGGCCTTTCGCGCGGGACTGACACCCAATCAGGTCACGCTGGTGAGCGCCGCGTTCACCTTCGCATCGCTCGTCGCGGTCGCGCTCGCCGAACCCTCGTGGGTGCTGGGAGCGCTCGTCTGGGCCGGGCTGGTGGTGGGCTTCGCCTTCGACTCCGCCGACGGCCAGCTCGCCCGGCTCACCGGACGCGGCGGCCCGGACGGGGAGTGGCTCGACCACGTGGTGGACTGCGCGAAGATGATCCTCGTCCACACCGCGGTACTGATCTCCCTCTACCGCTGCGACGCCTATCGCATCGGCGAACAGCGCGACGAGGCATGGCTGCTGCTGCCGCTCGGCTTCCTCTTCGCCGCCGTCCTGACCTTCTGCGCGGGACTGCTCCGCGAGCAGCTCGGCAAGGCGGCTCAGCGAGCGGAACCCGGGACCGCCGCCCCGGCGGGGCCGGTCTCCCGGGTGCGCGCCGTCGCACTGCTCCCCGCCGACTACGGGGTGTTCTGCCTGGTCTTCCTGCTGCTCGGCGAGCCCTCCGCGTTCCTCGCGGGGTACGCGGCGCTCGCCGTGGTGCACGCGCTGTTCCTGGTGGCCTTCCTGGCCAAGTGGTTCAGGGAGCTGAGAGCGCTCCGGGCCGGGTGA
- a CDS encoding adenylyltransferase/cytidyltransferase family protein — protein MVQHRVGYAPGVYDLFHVGHLNILRHARSQCDYLVAGVVSDEMAALAKGHRPVIPLRERLEIVRSIRHVDAAFVETVPEKIDTWQQVRFDVIFKGDDWRGTEKGKKLERDFAEVGVEVVYFPYTVHTSSTQLRKALDVLVTRPGALSAP, from the coding sequence ATGGTGCAGCACAGGGTGGGTTACGCGCCGGGCGTGTACGACCTGTTCCACGTGGGTCACCTCAACATCCTTCGTCATGCCCGCAGTCAGTGCGACTACCTGGTGGCGGGGGTCGTCTCCGACGAGATGGCCGCCCTCGCCAAGGGCCACCGGCCGGTGATACCGCTGCGGGAGCGGCTGGAGATCGTCCGCAGCATCCGCCACGTGGACGCCGCGTTCGTGGAGACCGTGCCGGAGAAGATCGACACCTGGCAGCAGGTCCGCTTCGACGTGATCTTCAAGGGCGACGACTGGCGGGGAACGGAGAAGGGGAAGAAGCTCGAACGCGACTTCGCCGAAGTCGGCGTCGAGGTCGTCTACTTCCCGTACACCGTGCACACGTCCAGCACGCAGCTGCGCAAGGCGCTGGACGTGCTCGTCACCCGGCCCGGAGCGCTCTCAGCTCCCTGA
- a CDS encoding glycosyltransferase: MSAAAPRTPLHDRRILVVSTNYAPELTGIGPYATQLAEHWAATAARADVLTGMPHYPSWRTDERYRGVWRTTEHREGVHVHRRRHYVPPRQTALRRGLFELTVLGHGLLAPPPGRPDAVVAQMPSLAGGVVGARIARRHGVPYIPVVQDLMGAAAAQSGIRGGGRAASAAAAAERYALRDATLVGVIHESFVPGVTALGVDPARIRTVPNWTHVTGPAADRAATRARLGWHPDTPVLLHSGNMGLKQGLDVLVDLARLAPDVRVVLMGDGNQREALGARAAGLANLDFLPPAAAEDFTDVLAAADVLAVTQRASVLDMSVPSKLTSYFVSGRPVVASVADGGGTAEEVRRSGAGVLVRPEDPAALLAAVRELAADHAEADRLGAAGAAYVTQHLSREAGLARFDDLLAEALHTARGNARGSARR; the protein is encoded by the coding sequence ATGTCCGCTGCCGCACCACGCACGCCGCTGCACGACCGCAGAATCCTGGTGGTCTCGACCAACTACGCGCCGGAGCTCACCGGCATCGGCCCGTACGCCACCCAGCTCGCCGAACACTGGGCGGCCACCGCCGCGCGCGCCGACGTGCTCACCGGGATGCCGCACTACCCGTCCTGGCGCACCGACGAGCGCTACCGGGGCGTCTGGCGCACCACGGAGCACCGCGAGGGAGTCCACGTCCACCGGCGACGCCACTACGTACCGCCCCGGCAGACCGCGCTGCGCCGGGGACTCTTCGAACTCACCGTCCTCGGCCACGGACTGCTCGCCCCGCCGCCCGGCCGCCCGGACGCCGTCGTCGCCCAGATGCCCAGCCTCGCCGGCGGTGTCGTCGGCGCCCGGATCGCCCGCCGCCACGGCGTCCCGTACATCCCCGTGGTCCAGGACCTGATGGGCGCCGCCGCCGCACAGAGCGGCATCCGGGGCGGGGGCAGAGCGGCATCCGCCGCCGCTGCCGCCGAACGGTACGCGCTGCGCGACGCGACCCTGGTCGGCGTCATCCACGAGAGCTTCGTGCCCGGGGTGACCGCGCTCGGCGTCGACCCCGCCCGCATCCGCACCGTCCCGAACTGGACCCACGTGACCGGGCCCGCGGCCGACCGGGCGGCCACCCGCGCCCGTCTCGGCTGGCACCCGGACACCCCCGTGCTGCTCCACTCCGGGAACATGGGACTCAAGCAGGGACTCGACGTACTGGTCGACCTGGCCAGGCTGGCGCCCGACGTCCGGGTCGTGCTGATGGGCGACGGCAACCAGCGCGAGGCACTGGGCGCCCGGGCCGCCGGGCTCGCCAACCTCGACTTCCTGCCGCCCGCCGCCGCCGAGGACTTCACCGACGTCCTCGCCGCCGCCGACGTCCTCGCCGTCACCCAGCGCGCCTCCGTCCTCGACATGTCCGTCCCCTCCAAACTCACCTCCTACTTCGTCTCCGGACGGCCCGTCGTCGCCTCCGTGGCCGACGGGGGCGGCACCGCCGAGGAGGTCCGCCGCTCCGGCGCCGGTGTGCTGGTACGGCCCGAGGACCCGGCCGCCCTGCTCGCCGCCGTACGCGAACTGGCCGCCGACCACGCGGAGGCCGACCGGCTCGGCGCGGCCGGAGCCGCCTACGTCACACAGCACCTGAGCCGCGAGGCGGGGCTCGCACGCTTCGACGACCTGCTCGCCGAAGCACTCCACACCGCCCGAGGGAACGCACGAGGGAGCGCACGCCGATGA